Part of the Mangifera indica cultivar Alphonso chromosome 4, CATAS_Mindica_2.1, whole genome shotgun sequence genome, AATTGATTGCTTGTCTGGACTTtatcatttttgggtttttttttttttttttttttgtgttttttattggTGCTGTGCTGCTGAGTGCAcattgacatttttttcatacaaaatgatatgtctatttttaattgaaagaaATGGATGTTTCTATGTGAGAGTTTTTGAGGTTGTGAAGTGTTTCAATTCATATGATCTGTTTCTGtctgttataatatttttatttgtgtcTTGCTTATCATAATTCTCTGACTGGTAGTTTCTATTTTGTTAGACTTCATTTGTGAGTCATTAAAGTCTGTATCTCCTTGTAAAGGTGAGACAGTTGAACTCTATGGACACTGATTTACTATTTTTTGTCAGAATTGGTCAGGAAACTCTAACTGATGACAACTTTGCTGAGGATGACATAGAGATTGAATTGGCTCCTATAGCTGTCCAATTAGCGTATGTTCAGCAGGTAAAATAAGTGCGTTGTGCAAATATTGTACTatcttaatcttttaattttttcctccaTTTTTGCGATGGAGCTATACAATGGTCAGTAATGCAAATTAGCTTGTTTCATTAGCTCCTTGGAAACAATCAAGAGGCTATTGGAGCTTATGCAGACATTATTAAGCGGAATCTGGCAGATGAATCATCACTTGCTGTGGCTGTGAACAACCTCGTTGCATTAAAAGGTCCGAAAGATGTTTCAGATAGCTTAAGGAAACTTGATCGTATCAAAGAGAAAGACACGCAAAACTTTCAGCTTGCTCGTGTGCTTGACTTGAAGCTTTCATCGAAGCAAAAGGAAGCAATATATGCAAATCGGGTGCTTTTACTGCTTCATGCAAATAAGATGGACCAGGTATACAACCAGTCTATTGCTCTGATTTGTCCCATTTTTCTATCACTTAGTAAACTCAGCTGCTTCAAGATCCTGTTTACATGATATTTTTCATTGCTGAAACTTTACAGGCTCGAGAACTTGTTGCCACATTGCCAGACCTTTTTCCAGGAAGTGTGATGCCAGTGTTGCTTCAAGCTTCTGTCTTAGTGAGAGAGAACAAGGCTGCTAGGGCTGAAGAAATATTGGGGCAGCACGCTGAGAAATTCCCTGATCAGTCCAAAGTTGTTCTTTTGGCTAGGGCACAGGTTGCTGCTGCTGCCAACCATCCTCATATTGCAGCCGAGTCCCTGGTGAAGATACATGATATCCAGCACATGCCTGGTACTGTGGCCACCCTTGTGGCTCTTAAAGAGCGTGCTGGAGATATCAATGGTGCAGCAGCTGTGTTTGATGCTGCAATCAAATGGTGGCTAAATTCCATGACTGAGGACAATCAGCTAAGTGTCATAATGCAGGAGGCTGCTTCCTTCAAGCTCAGACATGGCCAAGAGGAGGATGCCTTCCATCTCTATGAGGAGCTTGTGAAAACCCATGGAAGCATTGAGGCATTGGTTGGGCTCGTCACTACAGCTGCTCGGGTGGATGTTGACAAGGCTGAAGCTTATGAGAAGAAACTAAAGCCATTGCCTGGTTTCAAGGGGGTTGATGTGAACAGTTTGGAGAAGACTTCTGGTGCAAAACATGTTGAAGGCGCTGCTTCTGTTGTCCCTGAAGCACATGAGGAAGGAAGGAGAGAGaaaccaaagaaaaagagaaagagaaagccAAGGTACCCCAAAGGATTTGACCCTGCAAACCCTGGTCCTCCACCGGACCCAGAAAGGTGGCTCCCCAAGAGAGAGAGGTCAAGTTACAGGCCTAAGAGAAAGGATAAGAGAGCTGCTCAAGTGAGAGGCTCACAAGGTGCAGTTGTTAGAGACAAACATGAAACTGCTGCCCAAGGTACTAGTTCCAATTCAACGTCAAGCCAAGCCAGTAGCTCTAAAGGAGCTTCACAGAATTCTGTTGGACAGCAATCCAAGTCATCCAAGTCTTCAAGAAAGAAGTCTAGGAATTAACCCGGAAGGAACTGCAATTTTAGTcacataattcaaatattttaacatttactTTGCGATATTATGTTGTTTCATTTAACTGAGATTTTGACAGTTAGTTTTTGGTCTGTGTgtttctaaatttaatttaaaacgaTCGCCGTAACAGGGAGCATGAGTCATCTGTTCACTCCCTTTTCTTCTGGATATTCCCTTGGTAGTGGGCTGATTGTAAACTTGGAAACATTGTCATTTCCAGGTGGTGGCCATGCAAAGCCATCTCAAACTTTGCCCTGAAGAATTGCTTTGTGAATACTTGTGAGAGGagtttattgaaaatttcaagTTAGAAACGATTCCTTGGGGCAAATACTCACCAAAGTGTGAAACAAGAAATTCTTTCTTGCATGAGTATGAACATATTAGGGGTCGTAAAGTTGGACTTTGCTTCCCTTTGTGGTGGATGGAGCTCaagaaaaaggttaaaaaatgtgCTTCGTCCAACCAACTTTTTCCTCTTGCTTGCTTGGTCAAATCCCCACAAATTATTATCGAGTAATCCGTCCAAATTAAATACTTTGGCTTAAACATTAAGGCAGCTTAGGCCTTAAGGTTTAATCAGCTAACTGAAACCAGggcaatattattattaagtaaataataatgCAAAATGTTTGTTGAAGCCAACCGCGTAGTGTTCTTGTAATGAAATTTCACAACAATTTTTTACTACTCATAAgattatattcaaatcaaatttaattataaatttattttaaatttatttgagttagTTAAAAATATAGTCAAAAGATcactaatcaaataaataatacatcaataaaataaataatattaataataaaattaataaggtAAATAATATTACCAAATTAAAACAGAATAGTTCAAATTGAGCCGATCTCATCATGGCTGGATCCAGCCGTAGTTGTTGATTAATTTTCCGTATTACCCGTTTATGTGGGTCGGATCTTATCTGTGTACATAGAAGCTGAGGTTGTTTTGGGCCCAGATCGTGCATCATCACAAACGCTGACCTTTCAACTCACCTGTTCACTCACACCCAATATTATCCTGTAAGTTAGTCTAAAACCGTCTGATAAGTTATCAGAACCGTACTCCCCAGTCGTCTGATAAAGATGAGTGATCGCAACGAACATAGACCGAGAGATTAGCAGTAAAACGATAGGGTGGTTTCCTGATACCATCTCCCGCCACATCTTACTGCGAAGAAAAAGTAACCCTATTATTAACTAACCGACACGTGTCGATTTCTCCCTTAGCCTACTCCCGCTCCTAAATCGGACAATTCACCATGACCCTgcactttctctctctctcccgcaaactcaaataaaaaaataaaataaaataaacataatttattaatttcgtATCCTTCGTTTGTAATTTCCCTGGCTCgtttatttcttttcctttcttgtcTCTTGAACTCGGTCGACAGACTCAACCCACCTTCTCTTCGGATCGAACACTCTTCTCCCAACTCAGACACCGTTTAAAAGCACAAAACCCTCGTTTTACGTCGAGAAAGCCACTGGATTCGGTGCCAAGAGACTTGGCTTTATCTGTCGATTGCGTTCGTGGGAGGTCAAATTAGGGTTATCTCTTGTTGTTAAtcttatcttttaatttgatttgattatcgTTTATTCGTTTTCTCCGATTTTGCGTTTAGATTTGTTGCATACCTTAGCTTTTGATTAGGTTATTccaaggaaaagaagaaaaaaaaaagaaattcgaCTCATTTTGATTGATTCTTTGTATAGATTTTTGGGTAGAGGGTTTCCTGTTGTTCGTTTTGTTTAGCTCAAGTATATTAGCTTCTTACACGAGAAACTCCGTGAAAATTTTGGTGCGTTGTTTTAGTTTGCCATCCAAAATCGAGGGTTTTCTTGTTAGATTTAGATCTtcgaaaattttgttttaatctttttgttttataatttctctttcaaatctgtttaggttttttttttttggttgatatCCCTAAGCTAAaaggaacaaaaaaaaaaaaagaagagaagagactTTTAGGGTTTGCATACAGTGCTGTTCATGTTGTAAAGAAGGATTTGGGAAAGAGGTTGTATACAATACGATGGCATTGAATTTTTCGCATCGATCAATCTTTCCTTCACATTTAAGTGATGACAATATGGTGGCCCCAATGAGGATTGCAAATGGGTATCTTGTTGAGGGAATTCCTGAGCGAAACGGAGATGGGTTTAGGAATTGGCATTCGGATTGCGAAATGGAGGACTGTTTTCATTATGGAAGGGATAGGGGTTGTAACAGATGCGTCTCTCAGGACTCTGTATCAAAGGACATTCTTGACCTTCTGCCATCAGATCCATTTGGCATGGATATCAGTACCACTTTTACTGCAATTACAGGTTGGCTTGAGGACTTGGAGGTGGATTATGGTGGCTATGGGATGGATGAGGTGGGGACAAGTGAAGGGAATTGTCAGTTGCTTGCGGAATTGAATTTTTTCTGGAATAATGCTATGAGGTTTCAGGGTTTTCCTGGGAACACTGGGTTTGAGCATAATTTGCATGTAGTGAGTGGATCTTCTGGGTGTTTTTTGGGGAAGGACGTAGTAGGGGAGACATCTGGTCATGGTGGTCTTGAATCATCTTGTGATATGGATGAGATTTTGAGTTATGGTAATGAAAATGTGGGTTATGGTGATCAGCGATATAAAGGATTGCAAGAGGGTTATGGTGATCAGCGATATAAAGGATTGCAAGAGGGTTATGGGATCGATCATGATAAAGAGGGAGGGGCTCCACATCCTGCTTTGTATTTTGCCCTTGGTTATCTGGGTCCACGGGATCTCCTTCTAGTTGAAAGGGTTTGTAGGTCTCTGTGTTCTACTGTTAGAAGTGACCCTCTCTTGTGGAGAAGTATTCACATAGATCAGCCATTGAATGAAAAGATTACTGATGATGTTCTTTTGCAATTAACCAATAGGGCTCAAGGTAACTTGCAATGCTTAAGCCTGGTGGAGTGTTTAAGGATTACTGATGATGGTCTGAAACGTGTGCTTGAAAATAATCCAAGGCTAACCAAGGTCAGATTATTTTTAACCAATATTAGTTTTGCATTGTGTggatatttcttttatatatgaatatcaTCTTTCTAACTTAATCATTGCTTGCATGACTTTTAGTATTAATAGTTTTTCTTACCAGGTTATTTGGTGGGCTGTTTGATGGTGTTGTTTGAGTCCTTTATgctttatatatgtgtatatctatTCTTTACTCACATCTTACATTTTCTAAATTATTGGGAATATATAGTGGCAAGTTATTCCTACATAATGACAATTACATGTAAAAATTTTGGTGCCTTGGGTTTTTTCTGTTTCTGGTGGGTTTGTCCTCCATTCTGGAGCTGATAGGTATTGTCAAttcttttataagtaaaaattcAGTTATACCATCTTGTTagaaaaataacactttttacACACTGAAGACCGACTGGCCTGATGGGTTTCTTCAAGCACACATGTATATGCAGACAtgcatttattaaatttttgctatgtgattttttgtttattattattatttttttgtaatccCAGTATAGAACCAATCATGAGCagaaataaattaaaccaaTCACCTCTAACGTGAGACTAGTTATTGTTAGcttgttttgttaatttgattatGGTAGACTTATTATCAATTCAgaattgtattttcattgttatGAAAGTTTGCAAATGTGTGAAATTAGTTTTTGCAGTCTTTATGTATGGATAACTTAAGGATTTGAAAGTGAAGTAGCTACTCTGTCACTTGATTCTGGGTCAATCACTTTTTTACATGTCATCAAACTATATATTGCATGCTTATATTCAGATGGGTTGGCACTTTTATATCTGCATgatacaatttttcttcttgtgtTAAAACTTTGTCCTTCTGTTTTTGGCTCTCTATCACCCTAGACTATCAGCAAAACTGATTGGAAGCATTTCATCATGCAACTTCATGACACCTGAATTATAGATGATTAATTGCTCTTTTTAAGCTGCTAAATTCATTCTCTTCTTGCAGCTGAGTGTTCCTGGATGTACTAGACTCAGTATCGAGGGCATCATTAACTGCTTAAAAGCTTTCAAGTCTATGAGCACAACAGGCGTGAAGCATCTTAGAATTGGTGGGCTCTATGGTGTGACTCCAACACATTTTGAAGAGTTGAAGCTTTTATTGGGCACTGATTGTTCCATGCAACCAAGTGCTCGCAAGCCACATTTCTATCACAGAGGAAAATTTTATCTATCCTTTGAGGATGAACGTGCCATCGATATTGAAATGTGCCCTAGATGCCAGAACCTGAGGCTAGTATATGATTGCCCTGCAGAGGGATGTCAGGGGGGAAAAAACATCACTCAGCTATGCAGGGCGTGCACACTCTGCATAGCACGCTGTGCTCAATGTGGTCGATGCATTAATGACAGTGAATATGAGGAGACATTTTGTTTGGAGTTACTTTGTTCAGAATGTGGGAAGCAGCTCTTGATGAGTCAAGAGAGGCAGGTTAGAAGGATTGAACTGAATAAAACTCCTGATTCTGATGAACCTTGTTCTAGCGTCTGTCATCATGGCTAGGGACTAACAGCAATTTGTGTCTTCTGGTTTCACTTATGGTCGAGAAATTGAATGATTGGTTACCTAGTGAGGCAACCAACATATATTTCTTATTCTGTCTGGTTATTGCCTTCTTTGTCTGCAAGTCAAGTCAGGTTCAGCTTATTGGTGGACATGAACTTCAGGACTGCATTTGGGTAAGCTGCTTTCAGTTATCATTCTGTGGAAAGAAGGGAAAACagaaatagaagaaataaaagatgaagaaatactTGAGAATGTTAGTAAggagttttaaattttttattaatatgttaaGGATAAAAGGGATCTGGCTGCTGGGTTGTACCTAATATTTGTAACTCATGATAATATGAAGTCAAAggttttgattgattgatgCTCAGGACAAAGGGGATTGCATGTGTGGATGGTTTCCTAACAATTGTTACTAGCGGTTAATAAAGTCCACTGTAGAATATGCTGGTTTGCTCATGGATTGGAACTGACATATGAGTTGACTATGAAGTGGGAGGTGATCTTGTCGATATGTCCATGCGACTTGTCTGTTGTACTGTGATGTCTCTTCCATTCTGCTTGTATTTTGTCATGTGCCTAGCTGAGGCAAGCGTTCATCTAATTGCTACCTGTGCAGCGCTGAAAAATCTGTAGTGAGTTATCTTGTTGCCATTCGGTAACTTGTGATGCAGGCTGCTCTTTATGCACTATTGTTTGGGTGCGTGCTTGCTGCTTTAATTGTAGCACAACATATTTCTACCGTCCCTGGTGATCTGTATTTCTTGAACAGTGTAGGTTTGTTTTTGTTCCTTCCATTGTGGAAGATATGCCAGATTCATTTATGGATGTGAAGCTGTACGCAATTAGTTTTCATGAGAAAAGAATGTTCTGGTGAAATCAACTAATCAGagattaaaataatcattagttatttttttcataagaaGAGATCTAAATCAAAGGCTCTTGGGCAAAGCAAACACAACTGACCACTCTCCACTAATATTACCATTATGTGCATTCAGTTTTAAGTGTTTAATTGGTTATGATAGATTGTTAAGGAGTAGAGGCTTATCTCCCAAGTTGATGAGTTTTGGATAGATTGGAAAGATCCTCTCTTGATAGAGCAATCCCAAACTCTCAATGAAAGGGCTTGTCAATCTAGTTTGATTTACTTGAGGAGGAATGGGAGTGGGCGACGAAGCTTAATGAAGGGAGAATAGAAAGGGGTTAGCTAGTTTTTG contains:
- the LOC123215033 gene encoding F-box protein SKIP14, with protein sequence MALNFSHRSIFPSHLSDDNMVAPMRIANGYLVEGIPERNGDGFRNWHSDCEMEDCFHYGRDRGCNRCVSQDSVSKDILDLLPSDPFGMDISTTFTAITGWLEDLEVDYGGYGMDEVGTSEGNCQLLAELNFFWNNAMRFQGFPGNTGFEHNLHVVSGSSGCFLGKDVVGETSGHGGLESSCDMDEILSYGNENVGYGDQRYKGLQEGYGDQRYKGLQEGYGIDHDKEGGAPHPALYFALGYLGPRDLLLVERVCRSLCSTVRSDPLLWRSIHIDQPLNEKITDDVLLQLTNRAQGNLQCLSLVECLRITDDGLKRVLENNPRLTKLSVPGCTRLSIEGIINCLKAFKSMSTTGVKHLRIGGLYGVTPTHFEELKLLLGTDCSMQPSARKPHFYHRGKFYLSFEDERAIDIEMCPRCQNLRLVYDCPAEGCQGGKNITQLCRACTLCIARCAQCGRCINDSEYEETFCLELLCSECGKQLLMSQERQVRRIELNKTPDSDEPCSSVCHHG
- the LOC123215032 gene encoding signal recognition particle subunit SRP72, with protein sequence MAPKTKEKPKPAPSQPPPAIEDLFTSLNRHIERSEFEQAVKVADQVLSIAPGDEDAVRCKVVALIKADDIDGALSTIQSSQKLPIDFSYFKAYCLYRQNKLDEALELLKNQESNSAAMLLKSQILYRLGEINACVDIYEKLQKSKIDSLEINFVAGLISAGRASEVQKTLDGLRVKATSSFELAYNTGCSLVERNKYSDAEQLLLAARRIGQETLTDDNFAEDDIEIELAPIAVQLAYVQQLLGNNQEAIGAYADIIKRNLADESSLAVAVNNLVALKGPKDVSDSLRKLDRIKEKDTQNFQLARVLDLKLSSKQKEAIYANRVLLLLHANKMDQARELVATLPDLFPGSVMPVLLQASVLVRENKAARAEEILGQHAEKFPDQSKVVLLARAQVAAAANHPHIAAESLVKIHDIQHMPGTVATLVALKERAGDINGAAAVFDAAIKWWLNSMTEDNQLSVIMQEAASFKLRHGQEEDAFHLYEELVKTHGSIEALVGLVTTAARVDVDKAEAYEKKLKPLPGFKGVDVNSLEKTSGAKHVEGAASVVPEAHEEGRREKPKKKRKRKPRYPKGFDPANPGPPPDPERWLPKRERSSYRPKRKDKRAAQVRGSQGAVVRDKHETAAQGTSSNSTSSQASSSKGASQNSVGQQSKSSKSSRKKSRN